The Streptomyces sp. NBC_00286 nucleotide sequence ATTCCCGCGCCGGACGACGGGGATCCGCGGTGGTCGTTGCCGCTTGCCGGTGGGGCCGTGATGGATCTGGGGTGCTACAGCTTGCATGCTGTGCGGATGTTGGCTCCGTGGGCGGGGGGTGTGCCTCGACTGGTGTCTGCGCGGGGTGAGGAGCGGGCTGGGGCGCCTGGGGTTGATGAGTGGATCGATGCCGAGTTGGAGTTTCCCGGTGGGGCCACCGGGGCGGCTCGGTGTCATATGGCTTATGGCGAGCTGGAGATGAGTTGCCGGGTTGTTGGCTCGCGGGGCGAGGCGTTCGCGCCGAACTTTGTGCTGCCGCACCAGGATGATCGGGTTGTGGTGCGTACGGGGGAGGGGGAGCGGGTGGAGCGGCTTGGGACGCGGTCGTCGTACGCGTATCAGCTGGACGCCTTCGCCGCACGTGTCCGGGGTGGAGGTGACCTTCCGCTGGATGCGGACGATGCGCTTGCGACTATGGCGCTGATCGATGAGTGCTACGCGGCTGCGGGCTTTCGCCCGCGGCCGCGTACCGCACTGTCGGCCTGACGTTGCGCCGACCGCCGTGGGGGCTGGGGTGGGTGGGCGCAGCCCGGCGCATCGGGGTGCCGCTGCGCCCACCCTCCCCCACTCTCGGCTCCGCTCGAGCGGGGGACCCCCATCGCCCCAGCGGCACGATTGCCCGCAGCTACGCGCGACTGCCGCGGTTACGCGCCGCACGACCTCAGGAACTTGCGGGTGCGGGTTGCGATCGGGAGTGGCTTGTCGGGCTCGCACGGGTACATGTCCTGTTCCACGATGGCGAACAGGTCTACGCCGAGGTTCTGGGCTGCTGTGAGTACCGGGCCCAACTCCGGTACCCCCGCAGGGGGTTCGCACATCACTCCGCGGGCCACCGCGGGGCCGAACGGGACCTCGTTCTTGACTACGTCGGCGAGGATGTCCGGATCCACCTGCTTGAGGTGGAGGTAGCCGATGCGCTCGCCGTACGTTTCGATCAGCTTGACGTTGTCGCCGCCGCAGTACGCGTAGTGGCCGGTGTCCAGGCAGAGGTTGACCAGGGCGCTGTCGGTGGAGTCGAGGAAGCGCTCGACGTGTTCCTCGGTGTCGATATGGGTGTCGGCGTGAGGGTGCACGACGATGTCGAGACCGAAGCGTTCCTTCACCTCGTGGCCGAGACGCTCCATGCCCTTGGTGAGGTTCGCCCACTGGCGGACGGTCAGCTCGGGCGGCTCGATCAGCTCGGCGGTCTTGTCGTCCCGCCAGAACGACGGGATGACCACCAGGTGCCCCGCGCCCATGGCCCGGGTCAGTTCGGCGACCTGGCTGACGTGCTCCCAGGTGGACTCCCAGACCTCGGGGCCGCGGTGCAGCGCGGTGAAGACCGTGCCGGCCGACACCTTGAGGTCGCGCTTGTTCACCTCGTCGGTGAGCTTCGCCGGGTCGGTCGGCAGGTAGCCGTACGGGCCGAGTTCGATCCAGGAGTAACCGGCCTCGGAGACCTCGTTCAGGAAGCGTTCCCAGGGCACCTGCAGGGGATCGTCGGGGAACCACACGCCCCATGAGTCGGGAGCC carries:
- a CDS encoding Gfo/Idh/MocA family protein, which translates into the protein MSETGREPLRIGVLGAARITERALVEPARAGGHRLVAVAARDRGRAEGFAARHGVERVHDSYGDLLADPEVEVVYNPLANGLHGPWNRAALAAGKHVLTEKPSASNAEEAAEVREAVAKAGTVFMEGFHYLFHPVTRRLHELLGSGELGELRRVETLVAIPAPDDGDPRWSLPLAGGAVMDLGCYSLHAVRMLAPWAGGVPRLVSARGEERAGAPGVDEWIDAELEFPGGATGAARCHMAYGELEMSCRVVGSRGEAFAPNFVLPHQDDRVVVRTGEGERVERLGTRSSYAYQLDAFAARVRGGGDLPLDADDALATMALIDECYAAAGFRPRPRTALSA
- a CDS encoding sugar phosphate isomerase/epimerase family protein; the encoded protein is MTNPLDRIRVGSAPDSWGVWFPDDPLQVPWERFLNEVSEAGYSWIELGPYGYLPTDPAKLTDEVNKRDLKVSAGTVFTALHRGPEVWESTWEHVSQVAELTRAMGAGHLVVIPSFWRDDKTAELIEPPELTVRQWANLTKGMERLGHEVKERFGLDIVVHPHADTHIDTEEHVERFLDSTDSALVNLCLDTGHYAYCGGDNVKLIETYGERIGYLHLKQVDPDILADVVKNEVPFGPAVARGVMCEPPAGVPELGPVLTAAQNLGVDLFAIVEQDMYPCEPDKPLPIATRTRKFLRSCGA